One Caretta caretta isolate rCarCar2 chromosome 24, rCarCar1.hap1, whole genome shotgun sequence genomic region harbors:
- the LOC125626052 gene encoding ras-related protein Rab-11A-like, whose product MRGKDDEYDYLFKVVLIGDSGVGKSNLLSRFTRNEFNLESKSTIGVEFATRSIQVDKKTVKAQIWDTAGQERYRAITSAYYRGAVGALLVYDIAKYLTYENAERWLKELQDHADANIVIMLVGNKSDLRHLRAVPTDEAKSFAEKNGLSFIETSALDSTNVETAFHSILAEIYRIVSQRQMTGQQEPEFGSSTAIDPVKVLPTHQEGKQAPCCQNI is encoded by the exons ATGCGTGGCAAGGATGATGAGTATGATTATCTCTTTAAAG TGGTGCTGATCGGGGACTCCGGCGTAGGGAAGAGCAACCTCCTCTCGCGCTTCACCCGCAATGAGTTCAACCTGGAGAGCAAGAGCACCATCGGGGTGGAGTTCGCTACCCGGAGCATCCAGGTGGACAAGAAGACCGTGAAGGCTCAGATCTGGGACACAGCGGGTCAGGAGCGTTACCGCGCCATCACTTCAGC GTATTACCGGGGTGCGGTGGGTGCCCTCCTGGTCTACGACATCGCCAAGTACCTGACCTACGAGAACGCTGAGCGCTGGCTGAAGGAGCTGCAGGACCACGCCGACGCCAACATCGTGATCATGCTGGTGGGCAACAAGAGCGACCTGCGGCACCTCCGGGCTGTGCCCACCGACGAGGCCAAGAGCTTTGCAG AGAAGAATGGCCTGTCCTTCATCGAGACGTCTGCCCTGGACTCCACCAACGTGGAGACGGCCTTCCACAGCATTCTGGCAG AAATCTACCGCATCGTGTCGCAGAGGCAGATGACCGGGCAGCAGGAGCCGGAGTTTGGGTCCAGCACGGCCATTGACCCTGTCAAAGTCCTGCCCACTCACCAGGAGGGGaaacaggctccctgctgccagaacATATGA